A stretch of DNA from Candidatus Binatia bacterium:
CGAAATCGCCGACCGCTGGCAGCGGCTGGACGACTATTTGGGCGGCATTCGCGCCGTCACTACCGATCAACTCCAGCGCGTGGCACGCGAATATCTGAAACCTGACAACCGCACCATTGCGCTTCTCGAGCCGATTCCGGCGCGCGGCGGGAAGCCTGCGCCGCCCGCGCCGCCTCCCGGACTGCCGGTGCATTGACGGGGAGGTTCGGCGATGGCGGAGCGGTATCGTTGGTTCGTGGGTCGGCTAGCGGCGATGATGCTCTCTCTATCCGCGCTGATGGTGCTATTCTGCGCCAACCGTGCTGCGGCCGCGCAACTCGCGTTCACGCGACACCAACTGTCCAACGGCGCAGTCTTGCTGGTCTCGGAGCAGCACGCCGTCCCGATGGCTGTCATTCAAATTCTGGTCGAGGCCGGGTCGCGCCGGGATCCCGAAGGTCAGGAAGGACTTGCATCCCTGACCGCCGACTTGCTGACCGAGGGAACCACGAAGCGTACTGCGGCGCAAATTAGCGAAGAAACGGACGCTCTGGGTGCGCGCCTCTCGAGCAGTGCCGACGTGGACTTCGCGCAAGTGTCGTTGACGATTTTGAGTAAACATCTCGATCGGGGTCTCGGCTTGCTGTTCGAGATTTTGATGCAGCCGTCGTTTCCCCCTCAGGAGGTGCAGCGGCGGCGGAAGGCTGCCCTAGCCGCAATTGACGCAGAACAAGACAACCCTGGGGAGCTGGCTTATCGAAACTTCCTCCGTTTAGTGTTCGGCGGCTCGCCTTATGGCCATCCGCCGATCGGAGAGCGCGCGAGCCTGGAAAAACTCAAGCGGGCTGATGTGCTGCGGTTTTACCGCCGCTATTACCGGCCTCGAGGCATGGTGATCGCCGTGACCGGCGACGTCGACACCCAAGCCATGGTGGCAGCGTTCGAACGCGCACTCGCAAACTGGCACTCGGAGATCGTTCCCGAATTTCCTCCTCCGGTGGTTCCGCGCGAGGAACCGCAAGCCGTTACCATCGACAAGCCGCTGACACAAACGAACCTCATTCTCGGGCATTTGGGCGTTACCCGCGACAATCCCGATTTTTATGCGATTTCCGTGATGAACTTCATTCTCGGTGGGGGCGGGTTCACGTCGCGGCTGGTGGAAAGTGTGCGCGTGCAAGGCGGCCTGGCATATTCCGTGGGGAGCCAGTTTACGGCCTACAAGTCCTCTGGAACGTTTCACATCGCCATGCAAACTAAAAATGCCTCGGCCGCCGAGGCCATTACGAGGGCTTGCGCGGAGGTGCGAAGGATCCGCTCCCAGATGGTCGAAAAGGAGGAGCTTGAGAATGCCCAACAATACCTCACGGGAAGTTTTCCGCTGAGGCTCGACAGTAACTCGAAGGTGGCCACGTTTTTGGCGCAGGTCGAGTTTTACGGTCTCGGGCAGGACTACATCGACCAATACATGCAGCGCATCCGCAGTGTCACGCGCGAGGACGTGCAGCGCGTGGCGCAGCGCTACCTGCACCCGGAAAACCTGCATTTGGTTGCGGTCGGCAACCTGGGTGAAGCAAGGTTGCCTTCGCCGCCCGTGTGTGGCTTGCCGCAGTGAACGGCCGCCGCCCGCCTGGTTCTGTACCTCGCCAGCGGGCTGCACAGCGAGCAGCGCTGCACCCCAACGCTATCGGCCGCACTGCGCCGCGCCAGCGATTTGGGTGGGCCGGTTTCGTGGCCGTATTTGCAGCCTTGCTGTACGCTCCGACGCTGGGGCACGATTTTGTGTGGGACGATCCGATCAGCGTGCGCAGGTGGCTTCCCGCGCTCGGATCCCTTGCCGCAGTGTTCGTTCCTCCCCCGAATATCCCCCAGTTTCCGGCAGATTACTATCGCCCGCTCCAACTCCTCTCTTACAAAATCGATTTTGCCCTCGGCGGCGGGGCACCGTGGGCTTTCCATGCGACATCTGTTCTCTGGCACGCGATGGCGAGCGCCCTGGTCTACATGGTCGCTGCCCGCTCTTTCCGCGAGCGGCCCTTCGGGGAGATTGCGGCGAGAGCGAGCGGTCTGGTTTTCGCGGCTCACCCGATCCATACCGAGTCCGTGGCATGGATGGCGGCCCGCCCGGATCCCATGGTGACTACGTTCGTTCTTGCCGCTGTGTATCTCGTCCTTGCCCAGCGTCGCCTCGGGGTTGGGAGACTGTGCTTGGTCAGTGGCCTGTGTTTGTTCGCCATGCTCAGCAAAGAGAACGGGATGGCAACCGTCGCTTTGCTTCCCCTAGTAAGTGTGTTGCGTTCCCAATGGGCCACACCCGCAGAAGGCAGGTTTATGCGAACCGAGGCGAGTCAGATCTTCGCCGCCACCCTTGCCGCCGCGGCGGGGTACCTCCTGTTGCGATACTTTGGGCTCACCCATTACGGCGGTGTGCCGCCGCGGTTGCCGGAACACCCATTCTCGACTCTCCTGGCAGCCTGGGGCTGGTACATTGGGAAGCTTCTTTGGCCATTTCCGCAAAATGCACTCGTCGCTGAGGTCCCTCGAACGCGGGCGTGCATCGCCGTCGGGCTCTTTGGAGTCTGCCTTTCTTTGCTTGTCGTCTTTCGGGCCATTCGGGGCCAGCGCGCACTTCACCTTTTCTGGGTTGCCTGGTTTTGGGCGACACTCACGCCTTCCCTAGCAGTTTTAGCCGTGCAGCCGAGCGCAGCCGTCGCAGAACGATACCTTTATCTTCCCTCCGCGGCTCTTTGCTGGGCAGCCGGCGCAACGTTTGCCTGGCTCACCAAACGGCACTCCTCGCCCGCACGCGCCTTCGTGCAGATCGGCCTGTTTTGCGCCGTCGCCAGCCTCGCAACTGCAACCATTCTGCGCAACCAAGTGTGGCGCGACAACGTCACGCTCTGGAGCGACACGGCATCCAAAAACCCCGACGAAGGCTATCCATTGCGGAATCTCGCCGCTGCCCTCATCGAAAACGGAGAATGGCAACGCGCAGAGCACCTCTTGCTCGAAGCGTTGCAACGCCGCAACAACCGTGCCGGTATCGCTGCCATCTACAGTAACCTCGGAACGCTCGCGTTCTTGCGCCGAAATTACCAGGCGGCGTCGAATCACTACGCCAAAGCCTTCGAAGCGCAGCCTTCACCCGATGTCGCGTACAACCTTGGCGTGTCCGCCCTGAAGCTGGCCGAGCCTCTCACGGGCTCCTCCCAGCGCCCACACTTAGAGGAAGCACGTCGATGGCTGGAAAGGGCCATCGCAATGAGTCCCCACGATGCGGAGGTACATTTTGGCTACGCGCAAGCACTGCTTCTCCTTGGGGAGCGAGAGCTTGCCCGGCACCATCTTCGCCGTTCTCTGGAACTGCACCTGGCCGAACCTCAGGCGACGCGGGCAAGGGAACTGCTGGAAACGTTGGGCGCAATCCCAAAATAACCAGGGCGCGGCATCCCTTTGCCGCGCCCTGGCCGTATTTCAATTTGTCGAGTGAAGGACCTTACTCGACCAACAATTCCACTCGACGGTTTTGGGCGCGCCCTTCGGCAGTGTCGTTGCTCGCGACGGGCTGCGATTCACCCATTCCCTTCACCTGGAGTCGCGAAGCGGCAATGCCGTGGCGAACCAAATAGTCTTTTACCGCTTGCGCGCGGCGCACGGACAAACGCTGATTGTAGGCTTCAGAGCCAACGCTGTCGGTGTGCCCGACAATGAGGACCTCTACATCGGGCTCGGCCTTCAACGTAGCCACGGCCTCGTCCAGGATGCGTGCCGCATCGGGTCGAATCGTCGCCTTGTCAAAGTCGAAGTTCACACCCCGCAGTACAATCTTGCGTTTCGCGGGCGGAGGTGGTGGCGGCGGAGCAGCCTGCGCTACCGGGGGCGGGGGAGGCGGAGGAGGCGGCGGCGCTGCCGGCGCTTCGAAGCGATACTTCATCGAAATCCCCCCGACAGCCCAGCGGGCATCAGAAGGGCCCTGATCTTCCGGGGAGAGACCGACTAAAAACGTCGGGCGCGGTGCTTGGTAAGCTCGATTCCAGCGGCCAAACACCCCGACGGCTACGTGGTCCGTCAGATAATAATCCACGCCGCCCCCCGCCAAGAAACCGGGCGAGGTTTGGGTCAGGCGACCACTGAGACCAGTAAAGCCTCCTCCCTGCACGGTGGCATAAAGCTCAACATTTTCGCCCAAGGGAATTTGTGCTCGTGGGCCAACCGTGTAACCTAACAAAGTCGTCCACTGATTTTCCTTCCGGAATCCCCGTCGCGGAAAATTATCCGGCTCTTGACCGGTTACACTCAGGTTCGCTTGCAAGCCCAGGTAGTCATTCCACATGTACCCCACGAACGGCCCCCCGGAGATTCCCGCCTCCGCATGAGCTCGATAGTTGCTGTTCGTGGGCACGGATGCGCCGAGCTCCATCCCGACGAACGGACCACCCTCGGCGCGAGCTCCAGCGGCCCATATGATGACAGCGGCCAAAGCCGCTCCGATTGGTATGCCTCGAACTCTACACAAACATCTTTGCCTCATTGCGCTCCTCCTCTTCTCACTGCTCGCCTTCGACGCGAGCGGCATGCGGCTCGCTCAACCCTTTAATGGGCAAAACAAAGGTGACGCATTGATAGTGCCGACTCGAGCCAAGTCAAGGGTAACGCGTATCGTAGCCAGCTCCTTGCCGGGACCCTGGTCACACGACCTCGGCAGCCCCGAACCCCGTCGAAACCCCGAGGGGACGCTCGGAGATGCGCTTCCGGTCTTCCTTCGCGGTACTTTTCGAACTTTACGAGCCGCGCACCAGCTCGATTCTGGTTCCGTCGGGGTCGAGAACGAACATCGCCACCACGCCGAACGGAAACATTTCCACTCGGGTTTCCGGCAACGGACGACCACCGAGGGCAACCAGGCGATCGGCGGTGGCGGCCACATCGTCCACCTGGAACGACAAGTGGGTGAGCCCTCGAAGGTTCATTTGTCTCGGGCCGGAGGCGTCCATGCTTCCGGGCACACGGTAGTGCAACAACTCGACGCGAAAGCCATCGCGCTCGAGATACACGGCCTCGAGGTCCACGTCGGGAATCTGAAGCAGTGTGGCGGCGGGCTCGCCTTTGACCTCCAAGGAAGAGACTTCTTGGAAGCCCAACCCTTCTATGTAAAACCTGCGCGCTCGGGCGAGCTCGCTTACGCACAAACCAATGTGTGTCAGCCGCACGGCACCCTCCTTGTCCGAGCGAGATAGGACCATCGCTCATTGCTTACAAGCCAAGCAACTTGCAACCACCGGGTTTCCAATATCCTTGAAACGCGTCGTCTCGACGTTGTACAAGCACAACGGTTTCCTGAGGGGCTCGCTATGGGTTGGGCGAACGACATCACGGCGTTCACGGCGTCGGCACTGCGCTACCCGCGCGGTTTTCAAGCGCTGGTCACTCGAGCACAACGACGGGGGCCGGAAACGCCACTGGAACTTTTCGATTTCGAGGCTTGTCCTTACTGTCGCAAGGTTCGAGAGGTGCTTTGCGAGCTCGATTTAGACTACGTTTGTTACCCGGTCGCTCCGGGGAGCCCACGCCGCTCCATCTTGAAACGCAAAGGAGGCAAGATCCAGGTTCCCTATCTATTGGATCCCAACACCGGGCAGGCACTGTACGAGTCGGAAGACATCGTTGCTTATCTTTACGAGCATTACACAGCCGGACGCGAAAATGGTTATGCTTTTTCGCTGCCCGTGCTGGTGAACAACGCTCTATCGTTTTTGGCAAGCGCAAGTCGCTTCGGTCGGGGCAGCCGCTGCCGAGTTCCAAACAGCCGCCGGCGCTTGAAGACTCTTCAATTGTTCAACATGGAGGGTTCTCCATACTGCCGGAAAGTCCGAGAAACACTGACCGAGCTCGACTTGGAATACGTGGTACGGAACGTGCCTCGCGGCAGCCCTCAGCGGGAAGAGCTGGCCAGGTTAGGCGGCAAGGTGCAGGTACCATTCTTGGTAGATCCCAATACCGGCACGTCGCTCTACGAGTCGGATGAAATTGTGGCTTATCTCGAAGAGCAATATGGCAGTACGTTCGTGGGAGCAGGCGAGTAGGAAACGCTATGGGCCACTGGCTGTTGAAAACGGAACCGGATACCTATTCCTTCTCGGACCTTCAGCGCGAAGGCCGCACAACCTGGGATGGAGTCACCAACCCACAGGCCCTCGGGTTTTTACGGCAAATCCAACCAGGAGACGAGGTATTCATTTACCACACGGGCAAGGAAAAAGCCGTTGTCGGCATTGGGCGATGCACGCGGGCAGCCTATCGCGACCCGCGCTCGGACGATCCTCGCCTGGTCGTTATTGACCTCGTAGCCGTTCGGCCACTGCCACGTGCCATCCGCCTGGCGGAAATCAAGAAGCGCGCCGAATGGACATCCTGGGAACTCGTTCGCCTACCCCGTCTGTCGGTCATGCCCGTCCCCGAAAACGTGTGGCTTGGTATCCTGGAACTCTCGGAGAAGAAGTAATCCAGTCATTTCTTTCGCCCTCGCGGAACTCGGCCAGCCTCCCCCCCGACCTTGCTGGCCATTCCTGGCGAAGCGCACCAAAAAACCCTTGCCTTTCCGTCCTTGTTCGAGCAAAAAGCCATCATTGGAAGGGTTTCGATGGCGCTGCCGTGCGGTTTGGGTTTTTGGTGGTTCCTCGGAGGGTGGAGAACGTCCGCGGGTCGCTTTTTGTCCGTCCTGTGCCTCGTCTCGGTGCTCGTTTCCCCGAGTGCATTTGCGCAACTCGCAAAAACCAACCGCGACATGCGCGAAGTCGGAGACGACCCGCGAGGCCTGCCTGCTGAAGTGTTCGCACAAAAACCACTGGCGATTTTAGCCAGAGAAATGTTGCTCGAGAGCCATCTGGACAAAAATGCCAAAGTCCCACGCCCGCAGCGCAAAGGGGTGCAGGTGGAGCTCTTCACGCCGGGTGACTTCGGCGTTTTGGTTCGCTACCGCTGGTGAACCGAGCCGCGGTCAACAGCACCATCTGGCTGGTCGCAGGCACACTTTGAGGCAGCCGCCCAGCTTCCGGTCGAACGTTCGATAGGCCAGCGGCGCCTCAGCCAATGAAAAACTATGCGTGAGCATGGTGCGCGGTTGCAGTCGGCCGTGGCGGACCAGCGCCTCCAAGCGGCCCAAGTACCGCGGCACGTTAACAAGCCCGACCCGAAAACTGATGTCTTTCAAGAATGCGCTGCCGAGCGGGAAGGACACGTCGGACCGCACGAGCACGCCGACCATGGACACGCGCCCACCGGTGGAAACTGCGTCCATGGCCAGATGCAACGTGGCCTCGCTGCCTACGGCTTCGATCACCGCGTTCGCACCCCGGCCACCGGTGATCTCACCCAGGTAAGACGTGGCCTCTGCCGCAGTCGCAAACACGGTCGCTCCAAAGCGCTGGGCCCAACAGCGCCGCTCCTCGATCGGGTCGAGCGCGGCAATGACGGACGGACCAAACAATTGCGCGCACTGAATCGCACAAAGCCCGACGGGTCCACATCCAATGACCAGCACTACGTCTCCGGGAGCGATGCTCGCGTTTTCGGCTGCGTACAGTCCGGTCGGATAAATGTCCGTGAGGAGCAGCGCATCACCGTCCTCCATTTCCGCAGGCAGCGGCCAGAGATTGAAATCCGCGTACGGCACCGCCACTTTTTCCGCCTGCGTTCCCGGCAGGAACGGCGATACACCGAACACTTTGACCGCAAGAGTCGTGCATCCTACCGGATAACCCGCGCGACACGCCGGACAGCTTCCGCAACCAATCACGGCGGGAATCAACACGCGATCGCCTGGCCGCACACGGCTCACTTGGCTACCCACAGCCTCCACGACGCCGACCGCCTCGTGGCCCAAGATCGTTCCCGGCACAACGGGAACGGTTTCGTGAAACAAATGAAGATCGGACCCACAAATGGAAGCCGCGCTCACCCGCACGATCGCCCCGTGAACACCGGGCAGCTCCGGTTCCGGTACGTCCGCCACTGCGACTCGTTCCCTTCCCTCCCAAACGACGGCTTCCATCTTCCGATCCTCGTTCCTCACCAGATCACGGCGCCAAGAAAGATCGCCGCAATCACCGCTGTGGCGCCGACTTTGCTCAAAAACCCCCACCAGCGCCCCTTCATTGCGGCCTTTCCCACGGCAAGGGTTTCCTTCAAGCTCGCTCCTTCCC
This window harbors:
- a CDS encoding ubiquinol-cytochrome c reductase, whose protein sequence is MGHWLLKTEPDTYSFSDLQREGRTTWDGVTNPQALGFLRQIQPGDEVFIYHTGKEKAVVGIGRCTRAAYRDPRSDDPRLVVIDLVAVRPLPRAIRLAEIKKRAEWTSWELVRLPRLSVMPVPENVWLGILELSEKK
- a CDS encoding glyoxalase, with product MRLTHIGLCVSELARARRFYIEGLGFQEVSSLEVKGEPAATLLQIPDVDLEAVYLERDGFRVELLHYRVPGSMDASGPRQMNLRGLTHLSFQVDDVAATADRLVALGGRPLPETRVEMFPFGVVAMFVLDPDGTRIELVRGS
- a CDS encoding glutathione S-transferase — protein: MGWANDITAFTASALRYPRGFQALVTRAQRRGPETPLELFDFEACPYCRKVREVLCELDLDYVCYPVAPGSPRRSILKRKGGKIQVPYLLDPNTGQALYESEDIVAYLYEHYTAGRENGYAFSLPVLVNNALSFLASASRFGRGSRCRVPNSRRRLKTLQLFNMEGSPYCRKVRETLTELDLEYVVRNVPRGSPQREELARLGGKVQVPFLVDPNTGTSLYESDEIVAYLEEQYGSTFVGAGE
- the xapA gene encoding membrane protein, with amino-acid sequence MNGRRPPGSVPRQRAAQRAALHPNAIGRTAPRQRFGWAGFVAVFAALLYAPTLGHDFVWDDPISVRRWLPALGSLAAVFVPPPNIPQFPADYYRPLQLLSYKIDFALGGGAPWAFHATSVLWHAMASALVYMVAARSFRERPFGEIAARASGLVFAAHPIHTESVAWMAARPDPMVTTFVLAAVYLVLAQRRLGVGRLCLVSGLCLFAMLSKENGMATVALLPLVSVLRSQWATPAEGRFMRTEASQIFAATLAAAAGYLLLRYFGLTHYGGVPPRLPEHPFSTLLAAWGWYIGKLLWPFPQNALVAEVPRTRACIAVGLFGVCLSLLVVFRAIRGQRALHLFWVAWFWATLTPSLAVLAVQPSAAVAERYLYLPSAALCWAAGATFAWLTKRHSSPARAFVQIGLFCAVASLATATILRNQVWRDNVTLWSDTASKNPDEGYPLRNLAAALIENGEWQRAEHLLLEALQRRNNRAGIAAIYSNLGTLAFLRRNYQAASNHYAKAFEAQPSPDVAYNLGVSALKLAEPLTGSSQRPHLEEARRWLERAIAMSPHDAEVHFGYAQALLLLGERELARHHLRRSLELHLAEPQATRARELLETLGAIPK
- a CDS encoding alcohol dehydrogenase gives rise to the protein MEAVVWEGRERVAVADVPEPELPGVHGAIVRVSAASICGSDLHLFHETVPVVPGTILGHEAVGVVEAVGSQVSRVRPGDRVLIPAVIGCGSCPACRAGYPVGCTTLAVKVFGVSPFLPGTQAEKVAVPYADFNLWPLPAEMEDGDALLLTDIYPTGLYAAENASIAPGDVVLVIGCGPVGLCAIQCAQLFGPSVIAALDPIEERRCWAQRFGATVFATAAEATSYLGEITGGRGANAVIEAVGSEATLHLAMDAVSTGGRVSMVGVLVRSDVSFPLGSAFLKDISFRVGLVNVPRYLGRLEALVRHGRLQPRTMLTHSFSLAEAPLAYRTFDRKLGGCLKVCLRPARWCC
- a CDS encoding peptidase M16 → MAERYRWFVGRLAAMMLSLSALMVLFCANRAAAAQLAFTRHQLSNGAVLLVSEQHAVPMAVIQILVEAGSRRDPEGQEGLASLTADLLTEGTTKRTAAQISEETDALGARLSSSADVDFAQVSLTILSKHLDRGLGLLFEILMQPSFPPQEVQRRRKAALAAIDAEQDNPGELAYRNFLRLVFGGSPYGHPPIGERASLEKLKRADVLRFYRRYYRPRGMVIAVTGDVDTQAMVAAFERALANWHSEIVPEFPPPVVPREEPQAVTIDKPLTQTNLILGHLGVTRDNPDFYAISVMNFILGGGGFTSRLVESVRVQGGLAYSVGSQFTAYKSSGTFHIAMQTKNASAAEAITRACAEVRRIRSQMVEKEELENAQQYLTGSFPLRLDSNSKVATFLAQVEFYGLGQDYIDQYMQRIRSVTREDVQRVAQRYLHPENLHLVAVGNLGEARLPSPPVCGLPQ